A region of the Argopecten irradians isolate NY chromosome 16, Ai_NY, whole genome shotgun sequence genome:
TGGTAAAGTAGTCAGAAACCACCAGTACATACTTATTCCCGTTAATTCCTGGTAATTCACCGAGAATATCTGTCGCAATTCGCTCCATCGGCGTGCCTGCACCAACTATTTGCATAGGTGCCATGGGAGTTCTGACCGGACCTTTCTTCTTTGAGCATACTTCACATCCCGCTATGTATTGCCTTACATCCCGCTGTAGTCCAGGCCAGTAAAATCTTTGCTTATCCTTATCTTGCTGTTCGCTCTTAAGGTCTTGCATCGACGGTTAACAAACGTCCCGCACTCCAGCAGTTACGTTCGACATAAGCCTTTATTAGCCCTCCATATGGACTTCGTGCTTCTGGCGTCACGAGTGTCTACCATTTCCTTATGAGGAAATATTGGATCTTCTGTCAATTCACCTGTCCATCGCTGTACGTGCCTTGCAGACTGCGATATAAGGAGGTTTTGTTGCTGTTTCCATTGGTCAATTTAATTTCTAAAGGTCGTCGAAGTGACAGCATTGGTGTGTGGTACTGGTCTGTTTCAACAGTCAGTCGCTCGATCCAAGATGACCGAAGGAAGTTGGTTCTGGCCAATCCCTAACGACGTCTATTTTCTTCGGGTCTGTGGAAACTCCTTCTGGCGTTATGATATGGCCTAGGAATTCTACCTCTTTTGCACATAGTGTACATTTTCTGGCTTTGAGCTTTAAGCCTGCGGCTGCGAGGCGTTGGATGATCTTCTCCACATTGTCCAACATTTCCTCAAAAGTCTTACCGGTGACAATCACATCATCAAGGTAGATGAGGGAAATGTCCCATTGTAGTCCCCGTAATACTATCTCCATGAGCCTCTCGAAGGTGGCCGGGGCATTACACAGCCCGAACGGCATCACCTTGAATTGATATAACCCACGCTTGGTTGAGAATGCAGTCTTTCACTTGTCACTTTCTTCTAGCTCCACCTGCCAGTATCCTGAGCAGAGGTCGAGTGTGGAGAACCAGCAGGCTCCAGACAGTTGATCCAAGGATTCATCAATCCTGGGCAGTGGATATGCGTCTTTGATTGTAGCGTCATTGAGACGGCGGTAGTCTACACAAAACCGTGTGCTACCGTCCTTCTTTTTAACAAGGACTACGCCTGATGACCAGGGACTGGCTGAAGGTTCGATAATCCCTTTGTCTAGCATGTCATCAATGTGATTCTCCACTGTCTGATTTGTGTGCATCGGGAGCCTACGAAGAGGCTGCTTTATTGGTGGGTGCCCTCCGACATTGATCGAGTGTTTTACAACACTGGTCTTTCCAATATCCGTATCATCTTTTGAAAATGCACTGGCGTGTCTGGTAAGTAATGATCGGATTTGCTTAACTTGGTTCTTTGTCAAACCCTTTTTCGTTCGGGTCAATAAGTCCTGCAGTGCAGGAGTCAAATTGCTGTGTTCGTCTGGACCGTTGTCCGGCTCATTTGACAGTACTTTATCAACTGGCGTGAGGCAAGCTACAACGGTTCCTGCGTGTACCACCTTCACTTCGGGTGAGACATTCATTATCCTCATGGGTACCGTTTCGTTATTGCATACTAAGGTCTTTCCTATCAAGGCTCTATCAGTATCAAGAAAACTTTGTGTCGGTTCTATGATGCCAAGCCCTCTAGGTATTACGGAGCCGGTAGGTATAAGCACCTGTCCATTGGTCACGACCTCTGACTCTGGAGGGATATTCAGTGTATCTGCAACTGTTACTCTGTAACAGCCAAACCGGCCTTCGGTCAATAAATCTACACTGTGCTGGCCTATCGACAAAGTTTTCCGTACCATGTCAACTACACACGCCTCCTGTTTCATGAAGTCTAACCCCAAAACCCCGTCAACGGATAATTTAGCAACAaccatatttgttttgtacGTGAATTTATTTATTGCTATTATAAAATCAGTCTGTACCCTAACTACCAGGGGTTCGCCGCTTGCGGACAAAATTTCACGCGCTTCCACGGTCGTATACTTATTACGGTCCGTTTTGTTGCACAACTCCGAAAACATTTCATCAGATATTAGGGAAATGGTTGCTCCTGTGTCTACCAAGAACTTGCCAATGACACCGTCTATTACTACCTCTACATAAATCCCTGGTTCCCCAACTTGTTTATGTACACCTATCTTTTCCTTTGGTTGTTCTTGATTTGGCTTTCCTTTCTTTCCATCGGAGTTTTTATTCTTTAGCTTTCTGCAGTCTCTTTTGTAATGCCCTTTACATTTACCGCGAGCACCACCTCCGTGTGTTCCACTCTTTTGCCCTTTGTTTCGACCGGTCTCTAGTCCTTCCACTTTAGTTTTCAAACCTGCCAGAGATTTCTGTATCTCTGCCATGACTTCCGTCAAAGCCTTACCTTCCCTGTCGTTTGGCTGATCATTAGCCTCTGCCTGTGGTATTGGTCTTATGAATCCTTGTGATTCTTTGTGCTTTTGATCTGCTTTAACGAAGGCCTCTAATTCAACAGCGTGTCTGATGGCTTCATTCAGGCTGACAGGTCGAGCTTGTTTTATTCGTAACCTCATGTCAGAATCTACCAACGCATCTATAAATTGTTCCTTTGCTAAGACCTCTATAACATCGGCGGGAGCAGTCGGGTATGCCTGGTTTGCCAGGCGTCTTATACTTTGTCCGAGCTCCGGCAAAGACTCTGTTGCCTTTTGTCGTTTCTCCCGCAACTGGGCTCGGTACAGCTCGGTCTGGTTTGGCGGTGCAAACCTTTCGCTCAGCACATGTACTAAGTCCCTATATTTTTTAAGAGGTCCACCAGGGAGGTTGCCGAGCACACCCTGTGCCTGACCGCGCAACGAGACAGCAAGGTACAAACCCATTTCTGTCTCCGTCCAATTGGCTAGCGCAGCGCAAGATTCAAAATGAGCCTTGTAGTCCAGCCACGAGCCACTGCCATCATACGTTGCTGGCTTAATGTTAAATGTCGGTTTTCTCATACCACCTCGGTCACCGTCGTTCCTCAGCCGCGGTCTGTATGTGACCCCATCATCAATCCCATCATCCGGATAGTGTGCCACTGGCTCCCTTCGGTCATGACTTTCACACCTCTGGAGATCTGGCAGCAAACTCTGCCTTTGGAGTCCATGGTTAATACCGTCCCCTCCAATGGAACCTGCACCAGCACCTAATGTTGAGCTACCAAAATGTACAGACTTGCTACGATCATCTGTACCCCGCTGGCGGTCTTCACCAGTCTCGAGCTCAGAACGCCTTGCAGTCACCATTCCGGAATCAGCCACCGTCCTGTCTAAATCATACTGCCCGGAGCTGGTACTCCTTGGTGTAGAATGCCTGGCCAGATTACCGTCGTCTAGCCTCTGTCCGATTCCGTATGCTGCCATACGAGCTTCTAGCTCATCTATTGTGATGTTTATATCGTCCATGATAAATACAATCTATTCAACTGtgatcccaccgctgccaccaataAAATGTAACGTGCAACCTCTTAATTTAGACAGAGCTACCTGCTCCAGAAGCGATTGGGATCCCCGACTACCTGGTCGGACAGTTgatcaatatttacaacaatatcaaaaataactatatacaaaatacaGGCTTGGACAGTGCCTCTGTCCTATTTAGCCACCCGTCGTACCTACGACGTGTACCGCGTCCTGGGATATGCACGACACTGCATAAGTGTCGTGCCCACTAAAACTGGCTTTACAACTCGCCAGCAACCTTAACTCACTACAACCACGTGTCTCTAAGGACCACTACCACAGTCCCTACTCCGTGACAAACCCTGCCAGTACAAGCCGGACGTACAGTGTCCCGCTCCGAGGTTAACTTATAACCTGTCACGGCTGTGACTACCCCTGGCACAACTGCCAGCACGAGCCGGACTGGTAAACCTATTACCTTGATATTGTAGTGAACAACCCCTGACACGCTTGCCAGTACGCGGCTGACGGACAGTGTCCTGCTCCGAGGCAAACCTATCTGCAATACCTCTGACACACACACTTATCAAGACCACCAGTACCAGTATGCTGCTGGTCTGAGCGTACCAGTGTAACCTTTTCAGGCAACCCCTTATGCAGGAGCTACTGGCGTACCCAGGACCTTTCACACACTGACACCGACACCACCACACAACGTGCACGCCACCAGACTGCCTTTGCAGGCAACCCCTTATTCAGGAGCTTCCAGCGACAATACACAACGTACCGTTAACCAGTGTAGCCTTTTCAGGCAACCCCTTGTTCAGGAGCTATTGGCACAGCACTTTGTACAGTGGCTTACCTGTTGTCGTTGAATAGTTTTCGATCTCAGGCGTCCTCAGCAAAAAATCCAACCCAATGAAATCTATCTCACTTATATTTATTTCGGGCCTGGAGTATTAAACATTCGTGACGctgatttgcatattacaattaaaagatataaaataatgactgCCCTTTTATCTATCTCCCGTCAAActattaaatcaaataattcTGTAGAATCATGAAATTATCATTAGGTGTGATCGGCAATTATCACTAATTAAATGTCCTATTACAATCAAATATAATTAGTAGagtaacaaaataacatatGTACCATACGTTTACCTAACGTAGTGCAAAGCGGAATAACTCTAATAGAAAATAGAAAACTCCGTCGCAAGGGACGTAAGGGACGTAAAAACCGAAAATCATCACAATATTATGTAAACATCGATTTTCTTGATAGAAAAACTATAATTTGCAGTGAATAGGTTTAAATGAAAGTTCAATTGACGTTGTAATGCTATTCTGAGCTACCTATCATGTCATTGTGTCATTATTCGCAACAATTTTTGACAACACCTGATAATAAACAAaagttttagaaaatattttggtgcactcaaacttgAAGTGGATAaatcaaatttgataataattaacATGGCCGAAAATATCACTCGAAATTTCAATTTACTGTCTTAAAATGTAGTcgacattttatttgttatattttgccTACGcttgttttgaaaaaataatatagtttGACGAcataaaacatgattttgataccattttgaataaaaaagggAACCGTGTCATACACATCTACTGGACAACTTTAGCAAAGACCCCTTGGATCTTTTGAATTTTCTAAACATATTTCAAGGGCTGGCATTGATGTTGCTACATATCACATATCGTTTCAATAAAGTTGGTTGGTGGTAAAATATCCACTGTTCGTCCTTTGTCTATAGTTGAAAACGGTCATCTTATGATTTAAGGTTTATTTTTCAACCAAAGAAAAGGGATTATTTCTGCCCTAATTGACATATTCTTGAAATTTGAGTTATATAAGTTACACTTTAAATTATGTCAATTTTACGTTATTGCCTTACATACCTAAATGTTTTTTTCGATTATTCCGATTTCCACAACAATATATACTTATGGACGTTGAtatgtgtttttatttgatttcatttgtttttttattttagattttaaattgATGATTGATCTCGGACTTGATAAATACTTCCCTAACAAACTCAAGAAGACTGAGGTGATGTGTATCCGGGGCAATGAAGACATCAAACCGAAGACACTTAAAGACATTCCTTGGGTAATCCTCCGTAAAATAACAATGCTTGACAGGTCGGCTAGAGATGAAgttttacatatgttttataaagaTAATTTTAAAGGCAATGaaaatggtgatgatgatgaagatgatgatgatgatgatgatgatgatgatgatgatgatgatgaagatgatgatattaGTGGTGATGATAATGCAAATGTAAAATACCATCCACTTGATGTTTTTATGTCGATATATCTATGTTTACACCCTGTGGTACAACGCCATGTCTGTACAAAAATGTTTCTCTGTCGACTGGCAGTACCATTTGTATACAGACACCCGTCCTATGACAATGACATGTTGATGGTATCACTCTGGCCTTTTAGGGATTTGATTGTCCAAACTGCACAGAAAGAAAGCATCATTAAGtgtaaacaaaatgttatatCCTTTGTACGATTAGGTCGCCCTGAATTTTCCAAGTCATTTATTGCTAACTTATTACTTCATGGGAGTTCAAATAAAACCTTTTTTAACATGGACTGCAACTTAGGGGGTACACGGAAGACATTGAGTGAAGGTCTGATCGAAGCCGCGTGGTATATCCCCTACACTACACCTGATACAGAAGAGCTAAAAGAGGTTACAATGTTCTTAAATCTTAGAGGAGATATtcaaaaacatcaacaacagCTTAATTACTTGAAGTCAATATCTAATGTTATTTTGGTTGCCGTTGATGTAAAGTTGTTGACAGATAAAGTCCTAAAAATATTTAGTTTAACTGGACATCAAATTATCTTCTTGCTATCtgataaaattaacaaaaaaaaacttccGACTGTTGTCAGCGACAAGGAGACTTTCCGTTTTATtagcagaaaaaaaaagaagaccCTAGGAACAGAAGAATTCAAAACATTGATCACAGAAAACGTAAATGATTGTTTACAACGTAAGAGCAGCATGATAACACTATCGGAAATTTGCAAGCCTGAAGGGAATATATTTGTGGATGAATTTTCGTTATCAGCACTTTCAAGGGCGAGAAAGAGCGCAGAGACTGTCATTAAGTCATTAGGTTATGATCCAGGTGAGGAAAGTATGCGAAATTGTGTATCAAAGAGACAAGTTTGGGACAAATATGCACAGGAGAAACGTAAACTTAAAAAGGCAACCGACAGAAGTCTTTTAGATAAAGATCAGCATATTCAGAAAATGAATGATTTAAAGTCTACGTATAAAAAAGATGCACAAAATCCATCGGGACTAATGAAATGCTTTATCAAACAATTATTAGACAACAAAGGAGAAGaacttatttattttcttgattttttaaaatttgaccttgacaacAAAATACAGGAATTTGGAGTTGAACATTTATTTCGTGAAGTCAGTTTACGGTTCGAATTTGATTCAATGTCTTCGGACGAAAGATTTCAAATCCCAAAAGTTGTAGCGGAGCTTTTACTTGAAGGCTTGGCATTTGAGTTGATGAACGGAGATGTAAACGACATTCCACTCAAGTGGGTCAATATGGTCTTTGATGAATTAAAATGCTTAACACACAACAGAAAGATTCTAACATTATCAATAATTGGTCTTCAGAGTTCCGGGAAATCCACTTTGTTGAACGCATTGTTTGGAGTTTCATTTCCGGTAGGTGTTGGCAGATGTACACGTGGTGTATTTATGCACCTCTTACCTGTCATCAGTGATCACTTACCGTTTGATTACGTTCTTGTACTCGATACTGAAGGACTTCGTGCGGAAGACTTAGAAACTAATACCATGTATCAGCGTGACAACGAGCTGGCAACATTAGCCATAGGGATGGCAGATATCGCCATCATTAACATCAAAGGTGAAAACACGTGTGAAGTTCagaatataatacaaatatgcaTTCATACTTTTATCCGATTAAAGCAAGCTAATGGAAATCTTTGTCTGAGCCAGTCTTGTATATTCACCCATCAAAATGTGTCTGCTGGGAATGCAAAAGCAGATCTGCTTGAACAAAAACAACAGCTAGAAATTAAACTAGACCGAATGACAGAGGAGGCAGCATTACAGGAAAACGTatcagaaataaaacattttcgtgaagTTATTGGATTCATACCCGAGACGcatgtattttattgtttagaTTTGTGGGATGGAAAACCGCCTATGGCTCCAATAAATCTTGAATACAGCAGACAAGTTCAGATCATCAAAAGGTTTATTCTCAGCTTAGCATCAAATACTAATGGACAATTTCAAACTGTTTCTAATGTCAATGTTCATTTAAACGACCTCTGGAATGGTATTTTGGAGAATGATTTTGTACTTAGTTTTAGGAATACTTTAGAAATAAAAGCTTACACCATGATGGAAACGAAACTCACAGACGTAACACGTAAACTACAGGTATATGCTGACACTTTGATAAATAAATCCGGAGTTAATTCAGAAACGTATTCGTTGAATCGTGAAGTGCAGAATAAGTATCAAGATGTGAAACAACAATGCAAGTTGAAGCTCAAAGATGAAGCAAAGAAATTAGAACCTTCAATATTTGACTATTTTGAAAAGGGGGACTATCAGAATATAACCAACAAATGGAAACCTCAAATAACAAGGCAATGGACAAGTTCTGTTGAAAGTGTAAAGTCCAGGATGCTGGAAGAGCTGAAGATGATATATAATAGACATGAATCCAACGTATCAATAACTAGGCAAATCGCAGAGATTAAGGAAGTACTCGTTAATGAATCTAAAGAATTGGCAGGAAAATTAatatcatcaaaacataataCAGATATGTCAGACCGCGAGGTTGAGGAACATTTCAATAATCTTTGGGAAAAACACATAAGAAGCGCCCCTTATAAAGAGACTCCACCaaacatatatgtttgtttacaaaacATTCTTTCAAATGAGTTTCCAAATAAAGATGATGTTATACAAAAACAAAGGTCAACTTTCAAACATGATTTTGGTAATTGCACACGTATAATTGATGTCATAGAAATGTTTCCTGTTGAAACAGATCTTACTACATCTAACTATCAAGCTGCGACCAGTAGCTTTGGAAATGTGTTAGGCAAAATAAGAGAAAGATTAAATTTAAGCTCTGGAGGGAAATCAGATGCAGACCTCGAGAATGTCgtaaaaacatttacaaaagaTTTATTCGGAATTGTTGATCGCGCGTTTGAAGCTTTTAAGCAACAGGATCATTCAGAATTTAAAGACACTGCTATGAGTACACTGATAAAGGAAATAAAAGTGAAAGTGGAGAAATATAACGAAGAAAATGAAAAGGGTGTTCATTTAAATGACATCTATACTATAAGGGTAGCGGTGTTTGTGTGCGATTTTGCCTGTCCATATTTAGAAGGATTACATACTCGATATAGAGAAAAGTATGGCTTCGAAGCACGTCTAAACAAACTTAGACAAGACGAGCTTCGTCACTTTAAGAGTATGTGTCAGGAAGAGGTCGCTTTCGGTACAGCTCACGGTGTATGGGAATGTTTGCATCCAGTAATCGAAAATGATATCCGAAGGGAACTCCATTCTAAATTGTGTAGTGATATTAAAGAGGAGATTTCATCAAAAGGAATATTACTTGTTAAAATTTTGACTGCTTTGGTTCAAAAGGACACATTCATCGAATATTCAGTGTATTTAAATGATCCCCATAAGTTTGCCTTAGAATGGTTACAACACTTTGCTAACGATAgatttttcaacagaccatccCGCCTCTATTTTACAAAAGCATGCGAAATTATGGAAGGCGTATTTACACATATCAGGAATTCTGTTAACGAAATTAATGCACTAGAGATTAACGAATGGTTGACTGAATTCCATCGAAGCGTGCAGTCTATCGTTCCGATTAGTATGCAATCACTTGAACGTTTTCAAAACCAGGAACAGCTCAAAATTCCAAATTTCGTTGAAAGTTTTATGAAATTAATCGATGAAAAATACGAGGAAATGAAAACAGAATTTGacgatgttgatgatgttaatgTAACATGGCCCGACACAAAACAACCTCCGTATAAATTAGCAATGGACGATCTTTGGGGATGTGAAAGTTCGTGTCCGTTCTGTCACGAACCTTGTACATTAGGCAAAAATCACGAAAACATTATTCGTCATAAGTGTATCCAACATAGACCAATGGGTTTGAATGgtacttttaatttaaaaacgGACAAATTAGCCCATGAAACTTGTAATGTCGAATTTGGATTAAAAAGTAATGCTTATGAGTATGACGAAGACGCGTGGTTTAGAGAAGTACGATTAAGTATCTATATTCGGTTTTGGAGGTTAGTAGGCTCAACACATTATCGTCGTTATAAAGAAATTCAAGACCGTACCCGGACCTGGGATATTGTTCCGAACAAAGATATTTCGTCAT
Encoded here:
- the LOC138310607 gene encoding interferon-induced very large GTPase 1-like isoform X1, with product MNNNVHINGSYITFQRKQGTCKNKYRKPPDTKRHSVSDRRRCTSLSVYGDKPEHPSIPVKRMDADIGGYNTYGAYHHDQPSTDTLYSILQQEPPRRRKRRKRPSTNVNSSTVTPTPSSRKYKRTTKSHRKKKTEPRHTNNLPRKKNKTSERKILISETDSTKRVDHSTRINKTVHGNTNVTENSLCLLPGHGQLSTNFPTNDSVAKYIGPQASSLTMVTEQEDQNCNEKINLATVNIHFYDHQRYLFSHDVDQNNTIGDVTSMISKRLMLPSRSYMLSYNGKLIHKSRVPKLENNGNIHIIVKGKGGMRKNDPKLQQDKIKVTDILTSSPQSGNSGETDGQTSLLQPGNDSQTDGQTSPSQPGNDSETDGQTSSSLPGINSETVGQTSSSQPGNNSEAVGQTSSSQPGNNSETVGQTSSSHPGINSETVGQTSSHQPGNSSETVGRTSSSQQGNNSETVGQTSSTQPGNSSETDGQPSPSQPGNNSEDVGQTSSLQPGSRRNTDGTSQAQVIKEVDPKYEESEERKKSKNFKLMIDLGLDKYFPNKLKKTEVMCIRGNEDIKPKTLKDIPWVILRKITMLDRSARDEVLHMFYKDNFKGNENGDDDEDDDDDDDDDDDDDDEDDDISGDDNANVKYHPLDVFMSIYLCLHPVVQRHVCTKMFLCRLAVPFVYRHPSYDNDMLMVSLWPFRDLIVQTAQKESIIKCKQNVISFVRLGRPEFSKSFIANLLLHGSSNKTFFNMDCNLGGTRKTLSEGLIEAAWYIPYTTPDTEELKEVTMFLNLRGDIQKHQQQLNYLKSISNVILVAVDVKLLTDKVLKIFSLTGHQIIFLLSDKINKKKLPTVVSDKETFRFISRKKKKTLGTEEFKTLITENVNDCLQRKSSMITLSEICKPEGNIFVDEFSLSALSRARKSAETVIKSLGYDPGEESMRNCVSKRQVWDKYAQEKRKLKKATDRSLLDKDQHIQKMNDLKSTYKKDAQNPSGLMKCFIKQLLDNKGEELIYFLDFLKFDLDNKIQEFGVEHLFREVSLRFEFDSMSSDERFQIPKVVAELLLEGLAFELMNGDVNDIPLKWVNMVFDELKCLTHNRKILTLSIIGLQSSGKSTLLNALFGVSFPVGVGRCTRGVFMHLLPVISDHLPFDYVLVLDTEGLRAEDLETNTMYQRDNELATLAIGMADIAIINIKGENTCEVQNIIQICIHTFIRLKQANGNLCLSQSCIFTHQNVSAGNAKADLLEQKQQLEIKLDRMTEEAALQENVSEIKHFREVIGFIPETHVFYCLDLWDGKPPMAPINLEYSRQVQIIKRFILSLASNTNGQFQTVSNVNVHLNDLWNGILENDFVLSFRNTLEIKAYTMMETKLTDVTRKLQVYADTLINKSGVNSETYSLNREVQNKYQDVKQQCKLKLKDEAKKLEPSIFDYFEKGDYQNITNKWKPQITRQWTSSVESVKSRMLEELKMIYNRHESNVSITRQIAEIKEVLVNESKELAGKLISSKHNTDMSDREVEEHFNNLWEKHIRSAPYKETPPNIYVCLQNILSNEFPNKDDVIQKQRSTFKHDFGNCTRIIDVIEMFPVETDLTTSNYQAATSSFGNVLGKIRERLNLSSGGKSDADLENVVKTFTKDLFGIVDRAFEAFKQQDHSEFKDTAMSTLIKEIKVKVEKYNEENEKGVHLNDIYTIRVAVFVCDFACPYLEGLHTRYREKYGFEARLNKLRQDELRHFKSMCQEEVAFGTAHGVWECLHPVIENDIRRELHSKLCSDIKEEISSKGILLVKILTALVQKDTFIEYSVYLNDPHKFALEWLQHFANDRFFNRPSRLYFTKACEIMEGVFTHIRNSVNEINALEINEWLTEFHRSVQSIVPISMQSLERFQNQEQLKIPNFVESFMKLIDEKYEEMKTEFDDVDDVNVTWPDTKQPPYKLAMDDLWGCESSCPFCHEPCTLGKNHENIIRHKCIQHRPMGLNGTFNLKTDKLAHETCNVEFGLKSNAYEYDEDAWFREVRLSIYIRFWRLVGSTHYRRYKEIQDRTRTWDIVPNKDISSSKYWVWVLCRYNESLAAHYSKKTADIPESWTNNTKEDALASLPDLNDLK
- the LOC138310607 gene encoding interferon-induced very large GTPase 1-like isoform X2, which gives rise to MNNNVHINGSYITFQRKQGTCKNKYRKPPDTKRHSVSDRRRCTSLSVYGDKPEHPSIPVKRMDADIGGYNTYGAYHHDQPSTDTLYSILQQEPPRRRKRRKRPSTNVNSSTVTPTPSSRKYKRTTKSHRKKKTEPRHTNNLPRKKNKTSERKILISETDSTKRVDHSTRINKTVHGNTNVTENSLCLLPGHGQLSTNFPTNDSVAKYIGPQASSLTMVTEQEDQNCNEKINLATVNIHFYDHQRYLFSHDVDQNNTIGDVTSMISKRLMLPSRSYMLSYNGKLIHKSRVPKLENNGNIHIIVKGKGGMRKNDPKLQQDKIKVTDILTSSPQSGNSGETDGQTSLLQPGNDSQTDGQTSPSQPGNDSETDGQTSSSLPGINSETVGQTSSSQPGNNSEAVGQTSSSQPGNNSETVGQTSSSHPGINSETVGQTSSHQPGNSSETVGRTSSSQQGNNSETVGQTSSTQPGNSSETDGQPSPSQPGNNSEDVGQTSSLQPGSRRNTDAQVIKEVDPKYEESEERKKSKNFKLMIDLGLDKYFPNKLKKTEVMCIRGNEDIKPKTLKDIPWVILRKITMLDRSARDEVLHMFYKDNFKGNENGDDDEDDDDDDDDDDDDDDEDDDISGDDNANVKYHPLDVFMSIYLCLHPVVQRHVCTKMFLCRLAVPFVYRHPSYDNDMLMVSLWPFRDLIVQTAQKESIIKCKQNVISFVRLGRPEFSKSFIANLLLHGSSNKTFFNMDCNLGGTRKTLSEGLIEAAWYIPYTTPDTEELKEVTMFLNLRGDIQKHQQQLNYLKSISNVILVAVDVKLLTDKVLKIFSLTGHQIIFLLSDKINKKKLPTVVSDKETFRFISRKKKKTLGTEEFKTLITENVNDCLQRKSSMITLSEICKPEGNIFVDEFSLSALSRARKSAETVIKSLGYDPGEESMRNCVSKRQVWDKYAQEKRKLKKATDRSLLDKDQHIQKMNDLKSTYKKDAQNPSGLMKCFIKQLLDNKGEELIYFLDFLKFDLDNKIQEFGVEHLFREVSLRFEFDSMSSDERFQIPKVVAELLLEGLAFELMNGDVNDIPLKWVNMVFDELKCLTHNRKILTLSIIGLQSSGKSTLLNALFGVSFPVGVGRCTRGVFMHLLPVISDHLPFDYVLVLDTEGLRAEDLETNTMYQRDNELATLAIGMADIAIINIKGENTCEVQNIIQICIHTFIRLKQANGNLCLSQSCIFTHQNVSAGNAKADLLEQKQQLEIKLDRMTEEAALQENVSEIKHFREVIGFIPETHVFYCLDLWDGKPPMAPINLEYSRQVQIIKRFILSLASNTNGQFQTVSNVNVHLNDLWNGILENDFVLSFRNTLEIKAYTMMETKLTDVTRKLQVYADTLINKSGVNSETYSLNREVQNKYQDVKQQCKLKLKDEAKKLEPSIFDYFEKGDYQNITNKWKPQITRQWTSSVESVKSRMLEELKMIYNRHESNVSITRQIAEIKEVLVNESKELAGKLISSKHNTDMSDREVEEHFNNLWEKHIRSAPYKETPPNIYVCLQNILSNEFPNKDDVIQKQRSTFKHDFGNCTRIIDVIEMFPVETDLTTSNYQAATSSFGNVLGKIRERLNLSSGGKSDADLENVVKTFTKDLFGIVDRAFEAFKQQDHSEFKDTAMSTLIKEIKVKVEKYNEENEKGVHLNDIYTIRVAVFVCDFACPYLEGLHTRYREKYGFEARLNKLRQDELRHFKSMCQEEVAFGTAHGVWECLHPVIENDIRRELHSKLCSDIKEEISSKGILLVKILTALVQKDTFIEYSVYLNDPHKFALEWLQHFANDRFFNRPSRLYFTKACEIMEGVFTHIRNSVNEINALEINEWLTEFHRSVQSIVPISMQSLERFQNQEQLKIPNFVESFMKLIDEKYEEMKTEFDDVDDVNVTWPDTKQPPYKLAMDDLWGCESSCPFCHEPCTLGKNHENIIRHKCIQHRPMGLNGTFNLKTDKLAHETCNVEFGLKSNAYEYDEDAWFREVRLSIYIRFWRLVGSTHYRRYKEIQDRTRTWDIVPNKDISSSKYWVWVLCRYNESLAAHYSKKTADIPESWTNNTKEDALASLPDLNDLK